A part of Paenibacillus sp. IHBB 10380 genomic DNA contains:
- a CDS encoding IS256 family transposase, whose translation MNHFTTDLVQALVTKQDVTEVFRSHLESAMNHLLETELTAFLDYEKYDRIGVNSGNSRNGGYCRTLHTEYGDLQLNIPRDRNGEFKQQTVAPYKRSNDTLESFVIHMFQKGVTMTEIADLIEKMYGHHYTPQTISNMTKVMVEHVDAFMKRPLEKRYVCVYIDATYIAVKRETVSKEAVYLAVGIREDGSKEVLAYAIAPTESAYIWKELLHDVKQRGTEQILLFISDGLTGIVNAIQEIYPQAKYQTCCVHLARNIAHKVRVSDRAEICEDFKSVYRSDDEEAGKAALATFCDKWRAAYPKVVKSLQENPYIFTFYSFPKPIWRSIYSTNLIESFNKQIKKYTNRKEQFPNEEALEKFLVSQFESYNQRFATRCHIGFDQARSELLAMFSTKD comes from the coding sequence ATGAATCATTTTACAACAGATTTAGTCCAAGCTCTAGTCACAAAGCAAGATGTAACGGAAGTATTTCGCAGTCACTTAGAGTCTGCCATGAATCATCTGCTAGAGACGGAGCTTACTGCATTCCTAGACTATGAAAAATATGACCGTATAGGCGTGAATTCAGGTAATTCTCGAAACGGTGGCTACTGCCGAACGCTTCATACCGAGTATGGGGACCTGCAGTTAAACATTCCCCGAGATCGTAATGGAGAGTTTAAGCAACAGACCGTAGCACCGTATAAACGCTCGAATGACACGCTAGAATCCTTCGTCATTCACATGTTTCAAAAGGGCGTAACGATGACGGAGATTGCCGACCTAATCGAGAAAATGTATGGTCACCATTACACGCCACAAACCATATCTAACATGACAAAAGTAATGGTCGAACATGTCGACGCTTTTATGAAACGCCCACTTGAGAAGCGATATGTATGCGTCTATATCGATGCTACATATATCGCAGTTAAGCGTGAAACTGTATCTAAGGAAGCTGTCTATCTTGCCGTGGGAATTCGTGAGGATGGTTCTAAGGAAGTACTCGCGTACGCCATTGCACCAACCGAATCAGCGTACATCTGGAAAGAACTGCTCCATGACGTGAAACAGCGTGGTACTGAACAAATCCTTCTCTTTATCTCCGATGGACTCACAGGTATTGTGAATGCGATTCAGGAGATCTATCCGCAGGCAAAGTACCAAACATGCTGTGTTCATTTAGCTCGTAATATAGCCCATAAAGTTCGCGTCTCAGATCGAGCAGAGATCTGCGAAGACTTCAAATCCGTCTATCGATCCGATGATGAAGAAGCTGGTAAAGCAGCTCTAGCAACCTTTTGTGACAAGTGGAGGGCTGCTTATCCTAAGGTCGTTAAATCCCTACAAGAAAATCCCTACATCTTTACGTTTTATAGCTTTCCAAAGCCTATTTGGAGAAGCATTTATTCGACGAATTTAATCGAATCGTTTAACAAACAGATTAAGAAATACACAAATCGTAAAGAGCAATTCCCCAATGAAGAAGCACTTGAAAAGTTCTTGGTTTCACAGTTTGAAAGCTATAACCAACGCTTTGCTACACGTTGTCATATTGGTTTTGATCAAGCTCGCTCAGAACTGCTAGCTATGTTCTCGACCAAAGACTAA
- a CDS encoding tetratricopeptide repeat protein, producing MKFIGFFLLWRILGNPFLALLVIVVVVYLLDRRYVGVFPSITKPFKRMSKISKLRSEIALNYNDVSSKYELARLLMERKKYKEALAILEMIQEPYEQSAEYWSDLGTVLLKLGSIDRGEAYILKGLDINPRVKYGEPYLRLAGVYQNQDREKAQHYVRQFQTIHSSSSEACYLLGMMYKALDRKEDAKSAFQESIDIYRTLPKYKKRQERKWAVRSLLRKMT from the coding sequence ATGAAATTTATTGGTTTTTTTCTATTATGGCGAATATTAGGGAATCCATTTCTCGCACTACTTGTTATTGTTGTAGTAGTCTATCTACTGGATCGCCGTTATGTTGGGGTGTTTCCCAGTATCACAAAGCCCTTTAAACGGATGAGTAAAATTTCAAAGCTACGTAGTGAAATTGCTCTAAATTACAACGACGTATCTTCTAAATATGAGCTAGCACGTCTACTCATGGAGCGTAAAAAATACAAAGAAGCACTAGCCATTTTGGAGATGATTCAAGAACCCTACGAACAATCTGCTGAATATTGGAGTGACCTAGGCACAGTGTTGTTAAAGCTAGGCTCTATCGATCGGGGTGAAGCCTACATTCTTAAAGGTCTAGATATTAATCCTAGAGTCAAATATGGAGAGCCGTATCTCAGACTAGCAGGAGTGTACCAGAATCAAGATCGTGAGAAAGCTCAGCATTATGTGCGGCAATTCCAAACGATTCACTCTTCTTCAAGCGAAGCTTGTTATCTGTTAGGTATGATGTATAAGGCATTAGATCGAAAAGAAGATGCCAAATCTGCATTTCAAGAATCTATTGATATCTATCGCACGCTACCGAAGTACAAAAAACGTCAAGAACGCAAGTGGGCTGTCCGCAGTCTTTTGAGAAAAATGACCTAG
- a CDS encoding GDSL-type esterase/lipase family protein has translation MVYHYTAIGDSLTVGYGALPGNGFVPVYRRLAEYHFQTFVACDNLGINGLTTQGQYDLISRNLSFRQSLQRSDIITLSIGGNDLIRAAKLLGATSQHFNKALSECQANFGRIIKGLYHIKRNTNQSYIIRVIGLYNPLPQVVEASYYVQQFNQYIERYQSRTLAVANIYPLFHGRERELLSLDHVHPNSRGYRIIADQLNRLEYRPLG, from the coding sequence ATGGTATACCATTACACAGCTATAGGTGATTCTTTAACCGTTGGTTATGGTGCTTTGCCGGGCAATGGTTTCGTGCCGGTGTATCGAAGACTTGCAGAGTATCATTTTCAGACTTTTGTAGCTTGTGATAACTTGGGAATCAATGGATTAACTACTCAGGGGCAATATGATCTTATAAGCCGAAACTTATCTTTCCGGCAATCGTTACAACGCTCAGATATCATTACATTGTCGATCGGTGGTAATGACTTAATTAGAGCGGCTAAATTACTGGGTGCTACATCACAACACTTCAATAAAGCACTTTCTGAGTGTCAGGCGAATTTCGGGCGTATCATCAAAGGGTTGTATCACATCAAGAGGAACACGAACCAGTCCTATATTATTCGTGTCATCGGTTTATATAACCCACTTCCCCAAGTAGTAGAGGCGTCATATTATGTTCAACAGTTCAATCAATATATCGAGCGCTATCAGAGTAGGACGTTAGCAGTGGCTAATATATACCCGCTTTTTCATGGGAGAGAGAGAGAGTTATTATCGCTAGATCATGTTCACCCTAATAGTCGTGGCTATCGTATCATCGCAGATCAATTAAATCGTTTAGAATATAGACCGCTGGGCTGA
- a CDS encoding MMPL family transporter — protein MKIILKARWGIIVLWLIATVVLVLTAPPVSDLIRENGQIDVPNGYSSTEATRIMDEVAKESGGSQGTQIALVFHDVKGLDDSAKKEIEQAFGELEKNKENLSIESIVNPFEQPEIASKLIAKNGNTIMTSISVDLSTKSMKEIEVGLHTALESISVPHYLTGKDQINEDTIISSQEGLKKSEYITVVFILIILFAVFRSFVAPFVPLLTVGISYITSQSIVAFLVNWFGFPISTFTQIFMVAVMFGIGTDYCILLISRFKEELGRQDDIGTAIVETYRTAGKTVFFSGLAVLVGFLAIGFAKFTLYQSAVAVAVGIAVMMVALVTIVPFFMAVLGRKLFWPMKKSIEHKENQLWGAAGTFSLKRPWAALLIIAIIVTPFLVTYDGKLSFNSLEEIGDKYESVEAFNIISDSFGPGESLPGQIVIKNDDKMDTTEYMALAEKISREVQKVNGVAGVRSLTRPMGDVIEDFQIPKQLGTLSDGLSEGGKGIDQIQTGLADASRQLSDNEPKLKEAVASTGKLSEGTGKLKDGISELGTGLSKIQQGIKDGSMGAGELKKGLERAKKSAVQLAKANEQLLASYGTIGEGLGALDGGLKQLQQQMNGVAHRLNQLEASFTSLEASHPELLQDKDYLTIKGTVTESGKGVMALSAGLIKISSQLEQATAGLKQANQGYAGVSAGQKALSKGFDQFITGIGKLQSGLNQAADGQGQIVDQVPQIEKGLSELQSGQNQLQDGFGQLTGQISELTDGLDQSAKGLSQISGGITTAQQYLTQIEDAPDQELSGWYIPEEVLKNADFTQVFDTYLSPQRKVMTIDVIFAENPYGTEAIGSIEDIRTAVDRAVVGTKLENAEIAISGVTSTFADLQQISNADYTRTVILMLGGIFIILVIMLRSIIMPIYLIGSLVLTYFTALGVTEAIFVNMLDYSGISWVTPFFGFVMLMALGVDYSIFLMDRFNENKSWNVQEAILHAMRNMGTVILSAAVILSGTFAAMYPSGVLSMLQIATVVLVGLGLYSLLILPFFVPVMVKIFGRANWWPFPNKHEKSTESESRSIHM, from the coding sequence ATGAAAATCATACTTAAAGCTAGATGGGGAATTATTGTATTATGGCTAATTGCAACTGTAGTGTTAGTTCTCACGGCGCCGCCCGTAAGTGATTTGATCCGTGAGAATGGACAAATCGATGTTCCGAATGGGTATTCTTCTACAGAAGCGACTCGTATTATGGATGAAGTGGCTAAGGAAAGCGGGGGTAGTCAGGGAACTCAAATAGCTCTTGTATTTCATGATGTGAAGGGTCTTGATGATTCAGCCAAAAAAGAAATTGAGCAGGCGTTCGGTGAGCTTGAGAAGAATAAGGAAAATCTAAGCATAGAGTCTATAGTCAATCCTTTTGAACAACCTGAGATTGCTAGCAAGTTAATTGCCAAGAACGGTAATACCATCATGACTTCAATTTCGGTAGATCTAAGTACTAAATCTATGAAGGAAATAGAGGTCGGGTTACATACAGCTTTAGAATCTATTAGCGTGCCTCACTATTTGACAGGTAAAGATCAGATCAATGAGGATACTATCATTAGTTCACAAGAGGGATTAAAGAAATCGGAGTATATTACGGTTGTGTTCATACTCATCATACTTTTTGCCGTCTTCCGTTCTTTTGTCGCACCGTTTGTGCCTCTTTTAACGGTTGGTATTAGTTATATTACGTCCCAATCCATTGTTGCCTTTTTGGTGAATTGGTTCGGTTTCCCAATCTCTACATTCACTCAAATCTTTATGGTGGCTGTGATGTTTGGAATTGGGACGGATTATTGTATTTTGTTGATCAGTCGGTTTAAAGAAGAGTTAGGTCGCCAAGATGATATAGGGACAGCTATAGTAGAGACTTATCGGACAGCTGGGAAGACGGTATTCTTCTCCGGTCTTGCCGTTCTGGTTGGGTTTCTGGCCATTGGTTTTGCGAAATTTACATTGTATCAATCGGCTGTGGCTGTAGCTGTTGGGATTGCTGTCATGATGGTCGCTTTGGTAACGATTGTTCCTTTTTTTATGGCAGTCTTAGGTCGTAAGTTATTCTGGCCTATGAAGAAATCGATTGAGCATAAAGAGAATCAATTATGGGGGGCTGCGGGTACATTCTCTCTTAAGCGTCCATGGGCCGCACTACTCATTATCGCTATTATCGTGACACCATTCTTAGTAACGTATGACGGTAAGCTGTCATTCAACAGTCTTGAAGAAATCGGAGATAAGTATGAATCCGTTGAAGCTTTTAATATTATCTCAGACAGCTTTGGGCCAGGAGAATCTCTCCCTGGTCAAATTGTGATCAAGAATGATGACAAGATGGATACTACGGAATATATGGCTCTTGCTGAGAAAATTAGCCGTGAAGTGCAGAAGGTTAATGGTGTTGCAGGGGTACGTAGTTTAACACGTCCTATGGGTGATGTTATTGAAGATTTCCAAATCCCTAAGCAGCTGGGTACATTGTCTGATGGTTTAAGTGAAGGTGGTAAAGGGATAGATCAGATACAGACAGGTCTTGCTGATGCAAGTCGGCAGTTGAGTGATAATGAGCCTAAATTGAAAGAGGCCGTTGCAAGTACAGGCAAATTGTCTGAGGGTACAGGTAAACTTAAGGATGGTATTAGTGAGCTTGGTACAGGGCTAAGTAAAATTCAACAGGGTATTAAAGATGGCTCTATGGGAGCTGGGGAACTGAAGAAGGGCCTAGAACGGGCTAAGAAAAGTGCAGTGCAGTTGGCAAAAGCAAACGAACAGCTACTAGCTAGTTACGGCACTATAGGTGAAGGATTAGGTGCGCTAGATGGAGGTCTGAAACAACTTCAACAGCAAATGAATGGTGTAGCCCATAGATTGAACCAACTGGAAGCATCATTTACTAGCTTGGAGGCCAGTCATCCAGAGCTGCTACAGGACAAAGATTACCTTACGATTAAAGGAACCGTAACGGAGAGCGGTAAGGGTGTTATGGCTCTGTCAGCGGGATTAATTAAAATTAGCAGTCAGCTTGAACAAGCGACGGCAGGATTGAAGCAAGCTAATCAAGGTTATGCTGGCGTGTCTGCAGGGCAGAAAGCTCTCTCTAAAGGATTTGATCAATTTATTACCGGTATTGGTAAGCTGCAATCGGGATTAAATCAAGCTGCGGATGGTCAAGGGCAAATCGTAGATCAAGTACCTCAAATAGAGAAGGGACTATCAGAGCTACAGAGTGGACAGAATCAATTACAAGATGGCTTTGGTCAGTTAACGGGACAGATTAGCGAATTAACCGATGGGCTAGATCAAAGTGCTAAAGGACTATCTCAAATCTCGGGTGGTATTACGACAGCACAACAATATCTTACTCAGATTGAAGATGCTCCGGATCAAGAGCTAAGTGGTTGGTATATTCCGGAAGAGGTATTGAAGAATGCGGATTTCACACAAGTATTTGATACCTATCTATCTCCTCAGCGTAAGGTTATGACTATTGATGTTATATTTGCAGAGAATCCTTATGGTACGGAAGCGATCGGTAGTATAGAAGATATTCGCACTGCAGTAGATAGAGCAGTCGTAGGGACTAAGCTAGAAAATGCCGAGATCGCGATTAGCGGTGTGACAAGTACCTTTGCGGATTTGCAACAAATATCTAATGCAGATTACACGCGAACGGTCATCTTGATGCTTGGAGGAATATTCATTATTCTCGTTATTATGTTGAGATCTATTATAATGCCGATATATCTCATTGGTTCGTTAGTCCTTACGTATTTCACGGCCTTGGGTGTGACAGAGGCAATCTTCGTTAATATGCTTGACTACTCTGGCATTAGCTGGGTAACACCGTTCTTTGGATTTGTTATGTTGATGGCGCTTGGGGTTGATTACAGCATCTTCCTTATGGATCGGTTTAATGAGAACAAAAGTTGGAATGTCCAAGAAGCTATACTGCACGCGATGCGGAATATGGGAACTGTTATTTTGTCTGCTGCTGTTATATTAAGTGGCACATTCGCTGCTATGTATCCATCAGGCGTACTATCGATGCTTCAGATTGCAACGGTTGTCCTGGTAGGACTTGGGTTATACTCGCTACTTATTCTTCCGTTCTTTGTGCCTGTCATGGTGAAAATATTCGGTCGGGCCAATTGGTGGCCGTTCCCCAATAAGCATGAAAAGAGTACCGAATCTGAATCTAGATCGATTCATATGTAG
- a CDS encoding MarR family winged helix-turn-helix transcriptional regulator, with protein sequence MEHQQPRHWIERYMTATMIMTKRFHGEISEVIGQDLTIDQYQLLRLIYLEDKNCTSTVLAEQFYVGKSSITAMTNRLVEHDMIERTRDESDRRQVYLSLSEHGHKIYTEAEEQVQKMVGDYLVHFTQQEIETFITLYEKLARLVQDTGGDEKI encoded by the coding sequence GTGGAACATCAACAACCAAGACATTGGATCGAACGATACATGACAGCAACGATGATTATGACTAAACGCTTCCATGGAGAAATTAGCGAAGTCATTGGTCAGGATTTAACAATAGATCAATATCAGCTTTTACGGTTAATTTATTTAGAAGATAAGAATTGTACATCTACTGTGTTAGCAGAACAATTCTATGTAGGCAAAAGCTCCATTACAGCCATGACGAACCGTCTTGTTGAGCACGACATGATTGAGCGTACAAGAGATGAATCCGATCGTCGTCAAGTTTATTTATCTTTAAGTGAGCACGGGCATAAGATTTATACAGAGGCGGAAGAACAAGTACAAAAAATGGTGGGGGACTATCTTGTCCATTTCACACAGCAAGAGATTGAGACTTTTATTACATTGTATGAAAAGCTGGCCCGTTTGGTACAGGACACAGGGGGAGATGAGAAAATATGA
- a CDS encoding thiazole synthase, producing MLKIGTYEFNSRLLLGTGKFPSFEIQKEAVNVSESQILTFAVRRMNIFEATQPNFLEMLDISQYTLLPNTAGAKTAEEAVRIARLAKASGLCDMIKVEVIGDFKTLLPDPFETLKASEMLLAEGFIVLPYTSDDVLLAKRLQDLGVHAIMPGASPIGSGQGIINPLNLSFIIEQATVPVIVDAGIGSPADAAFAMELGADGVLLNTAVSGARDPVKMALAMKLAIEAGRLGFEAGRIPKKRYASASSPMEGWSRT from the coding sequence ATGTTAAAGATCGGAACATATGAATTCAACTCACGCTTATTGCTCGGAACGGGAAAATTCCCAAGCTTTGAGATTCAGAAGGAAGCGGTAAATGTATCAGAGTCACAGATATTGACGTTTGCGGTCAGAAGAATGAACATTTTTGAGGCGACTCAGCCTAATTTTCTGGAAATGTTGGATATTAGCCAATATACGTTGCTTCCGAATACAGCTGGGGCGAAGACCGCTGAGGAAGCGGTTCGTATTGCTAGACTAGCTAAGGCCTCTGGACTTTGTGACATGATCAAGGTTGAAGTGATTGGCGATTTTAAGACATTACTACCAGACCCTTTTGAGACGTTAAAAGCATCTGAAATGCTACTTGCTGAAGGGTTCATAGTACTTCCTTATACATCTGATGATGTGTTGTTAGCGAAGAGACTACAGGATTTAGGTGTTCATGCCATTATGCCAGGCGCATCCCCGATTGGATCGGGCCAGGGCATTATTAATCCACTAAATTTAAGTTTTATTATAGAGCAGGCAACAGTACCTGTTATTGTCGATGCTGGGATTGGGAGTCCAGCTGACGCAGCGTTCGCAATGGAGCTTGGAGCCGATGGTGTATTACTAAATACAGCTGTTTCCGGAGCTCGAGATCCGGTGAAAATGGCTTTGGCGATGAAGCTTGCAATTGAAGCAGGAAGACTGGGATTCGAAGCTGGAAGAATTCCGAAGAAAAGATACGCTTCGGCTAGCAGTCCGATGGAAGGATGGAGTCGGACTTGA
- the thiS gene encoding sulfur carrier protein ThiS, translating to MKLQINGEQVEVPDTQVTTITDLLTHFGLDNKVVIVECNQQILEKSSHSETLLSDGDRVEIVHFVGGG from the coding sequence ATGAAGCTACAAATTAATGGAGAACAGGTGGAAGTACCTGACACGCAAGTTACGACGATCACAGATTTACTTACCCATTTTGGCTTGGACAATAAAGTGGTTATTGTGGAGTGTAATCAGCAAATTCTGGAGAAATCTTCACACTCAGAGACGTTACTGTCGGATGGAGACCGGGTTGAGATCGTACATTTTGTAGGGGGCGGCTAA
- the thiO gene encoding glycine oxidase ThiO has translation MTKSKFCDAIIVGGGVIGSSIAYYMSARGMKVVLIDRDRLGQQASLAAAGMLAAQAEIDEAGPFFDLARSSRALFPQLASELQALTGIDIGFKRQGLLRVGITAADVEALQRTIAFQQSVGEQAEWLSMDQVIQREPEISRELQGAMLVEGDGQVDAPELSLAYAKAAVTIGADIKEFTEVKSLLLERGRVGGVVTSEDVLRSDRVIIASGTWSGPLLDQVGLSCPIYPVKGECFSVLTHKPLLSATIFSHGCYLVPKRGGRLVVGATSKRHSYDRKVTLGGISTLLEAAKRLVPSIVDSEWEKAWSGLRPQTLDGFPYLGEHETCKGLYVAAGHYRNGILLSPMTGKLVADWAEGKSEKHLSLEPYRIHRHQNILQEKAGASS, from the coding sequence TTGACGAAGTCGAAGTTCTGCGATGCCATCATTGTGGGTGGAGGAGTGATAGGCAGTTCTATTGCTTATTACATGTCTGCCAGAGGAATGAAAGTCGTTCTTATAGATCGAGACCGATTAGGGCAACAAGCCTCGCTTGCGGCAGCAGGGATGCTTGCAGCACAGGCAGAGATTGACGAAGCAGGTCCATTCTTCGATTTAGCAAGGTCCAGTCGTGCATTATTTCCTCAGCTAGCGAGTGAATTACAAGCGTTAACCGGCATAGATATAGGCTTTAAGCGACAAGGATTACTTCGTGTGGGGATAACAGCCGCAGATGTAGAAGCACTTCAACGGACCATTGCTTTTCAACAAAGTGTGGGAGAGCAAGCAGAGTGGCTATCTATGGATCAAGTCATTCAGAGAGAGCCAGAGATTTCTAGGGAACTGCAGGGTGCCATGTTAGTGGAAGGAGATGGGCAAGTAGATGCTCCTGAACTATCGCTTGCCTATGCCAAAGCGGCAGTAACTATAGGTGCAGACATCAAGGAGTTTACAGAGGTGAAGTCTCTTCTTCTAGAGCGAGGGCGAGTGGGCGGAGTGGTCACAAGTGAAGATGTACTTCGTTCTGATCGCGTCATTATAGCTTCCGGAACGTGGAGTGGACCGCTACTAGATCAAGTTGGCTTGAGTTGTCCGATCTATCCGGTTAAGGGTGAATGCTTCTCTGTTCTGACACATAAGCCGTTACTTTCTGCAACGATCTTTAGTCATGGATGCTATTTAGTTCCGAAAAGGGGTGGAAGGCTCGTTGTCGGAGCAACTAGCAAACGCCACAGTTATGATCGAAAGGTCACCTTAGGCGGAATATCGACGCTTTTAGAAGCAGCCAAGAGGCTTGTGCCAAGCATTGTAGATTCGGAATGGGAGAAAGCTTGGAGTGGGTTACGTCCACAGACTCTTGATGGCTTTCCTTATCTGGGGGAACATGAGACTTGTAAGGGATTATATGTAGCTGCGGGTCATTATCGTAATGGCATCTTGCTAAGTCCAATGACCGGCAAACTGGTTGCAGATTGGGCAGAGGGAAAGTCAGAGAAGCACCTTTCGTTAGAGCCTTATCGAATTCATCGGCATCAGAACATTTTACAAGAAAAGGCAGGTGCTTCATCATGA
- a CDS encoding thiamine phosphate synthase, whose amino-acid sequence MSVRELHVISNGQHELEHFVWIAERTHSYVTAFHLREKSSTAAELWRWVMALKAGGVPMHKVIINDRIDVAWAAQTGGVQLAYHSLQVQEIKHSFPGLRIGCSIHSVQEADDMSKRGADFLLYGHIFRTNSKPDQEPRGILMLKEVVEHVHLPIIAIGGIKPEHVQQVIGMGAAGIAILSGITSASDPIQAVKDYRRELDLAGGECS is encoded by the coding sequence ATGTCAGTTCGAGAGTTACATGTCATTTCAAACGGTCAGCATGAATTGGAACACTTTGTATGGATAGCAGAGCGAACCCATTCTTATGTAACAGCTTTTCATTTACGGGAGAAATCTAGCACTGCGGCGGAATTGTGGCGATGGGTTATGGCTTTGAAGGCAGGTGGGGTACCGATGCATAAAGTGATCATTAATGATCGTATAGACGTGGCTTGGGCGGCTCAGACAGGTGGGGTTCAGTTAGCTTATCATAGCTTACAAGTTCAGGAGATAAAGCATTCTTTTCCTGGATTGCGTATAGGGTGTTCAATTCATTCTGTACAAGAGGCCGATGACATGAGCAAACGTGGCGCTGATTTTCTTCTTTACGGACATATCTTCAGAACGAATTCGAAGCCTGATCAAGAGCCTAGAGGAATCCTCATGTTGAAGGAAGTTGTGGAGCATGTTCATCTTCCTATTATTGCTATTGGTGGCATTAAGCCAGAACATGTGCAACAGGTCATAGGAATGGGAGCAGCAGGAATTGCTATCCTATCGGGAATTACGTCAGCGTCTGATCCTATACAGGCGGTAAAAGATTATCGAAGAGAGCTAGATTTAGCAGGAGGTGAATGTAGTTGA
- a CDS encoding MDR family MFS transporter: MNAQLKQIHPLSWTIIIGTIFGRMATSMSIPFLSIYLIKSMGASPSQTGIVVAVSSLIGVFASFYGGYISDVIGRKKILLISIFGWALVFIGFAVADKIWIFFVMNALNGLCRAMFEPTSRALLADITPQESKLLVFNLRYAAINLGVVFGPILGLQMGASESSWAFVIAGLVYFCYGVTLIIQFLRYKGMGLASTQVGERLTLTGALRVTGRDRVFVYVLMGMIFCVLGYGHFSSTLPQYMEMSPSIEDGAKWFSYMLSLNAIIVLAFQFPVVRIASKWSPITPLIVGSALVSCSLLLFGIFQSFIGFMLSVVLFTIGEVLMFTMTDILIDRIAKPELRGTYFGMIGFNNLGNVMAPLLGGFLLDALGVDYSIIIFTVIALTAAFGIPFLLSARRILEQQND; this comes from the coding sequence ATGAATGCACAATTGAAACAAATACATCCTTTATCATGGACAATTATTATAGGAACGATTTTTGGAAGAATGGCCACGTCTATGAGTATTCCATTTCTCTCTATTTATTTGATTAAATCAATGGGAGCCTCACCTTCACAGACAGGTATTGTTGTAGCGGTGAGCTCTCTGATTGGTGTATTCGCTAGCTTTTATGGTGGATATATATCTGATGTCATAGGTCGTAAGAAGATTTTATTGATTTCGATATTTGGTTGGGCACTGGTTTTTATCGGATTTGCAGTAGCGGATAAAATCTGGATTTTCTTTGTCATGAATGCACTCAACGGATTATGCCGTGCAATGTTTGAACCTACCTCGCGTGCACTTCTGGCTGATATTACACCCCAGGAGAGTAAACTACTCGTATTTAACTTACGATATGCTGCAATCAATCTCGGAGTCGTATTTGGACCGATTTTGGGACTTCAAATGGGGGCATCTGAATCTAGCTGGGCGTTTGTAATAGCCGGATTAGTTTATTTTTGCTATGGCGTGACGTTGATCATTCAGTTTCTTCGCTACAAGGGAATGGGCTTGGCTTCGACCCAAGTGGGTGAACGGTTAACGCTTACGGGTGCACTGCGAGTAACAGGTAGAGATCGAGTATTTGTGTATGTTCTCATGGGTATGATTTTTTGCGTACTTGGCTATGGGCACTTCAGTTCAACATTACCCCAATACATGGAGATGAGCCCGAGCATCGAAGATGGAGCTAAATGGTTTAGTTATATGCTCTCCCTGAATGCGATCATTGTGCTGGCTTTCCAGTTCCCCGTTGTTCGTATTGCGAGTAAGTGGTCTCCAATTACGCCTCTTATTGTCGGAAGCGCTTTGGTATCTTGTAGCTTGTTACTATTCGGTATTTTTCAATCGTTTATTGGATTCATGCTCAGTGTGGTTCTTTTTACGATTGGAGAAGTTCTCATGTTTACAATGACAGACATCCTTATAGATCGTATTGCCAAGCCGGAATTACGAGGAACTTATTTTGGAATGATAGGTTTTAATAATTTGGGTAATGTTATGGCGCCCTTACTTGGAGGGTTCCTGTTGGATGCGCTTGGTGTAGACTACTCGATTATTATTTTCACGGTGATTGCGTTAACTGCAGCGTTTGGAATACCGTTCTTACTATCTGCACGTCGTATATTAGAGCAGCAGAATGACTAG
- a CDS encoding GNAT family N-acetyltransferase: MLINVKSYIHKLEVTELLSYAVFPDDKSLNAAIDRYEGSESLRLYGFEDEELLVGLIGYEMDDERMITIHHIAVLPENRMKGYGRGMMLELLEAQNPAQIIAETDEEAVDFYRNIGFVVYSLGEIHPGIERFRCVYDAAVEEEE, translated from the coding sequence ATGCTAATTAACGTTAAATCGTATATTCACAAATTGGAAGTAACAGAGCTACTATCGTATGCGGTTTTTCCAGATGATAAGTCTTTGAACGCTGCTATAGATCGGTATGAAGGTAGTGAATCTTTACGTTTATATGGCTTCGAAGATGAGGAGCTGCTCGTAGGTCTAATTGGGTATGAGATGGACGATGAAAGAATGATAACCATTCATCATATTGCCGTATTGCCTGAGAATCGGATGAAGGGATACGGACGAGGAATGATGCTCGAACTACTAGAAGCTCAAAACCCAGCACAAATTATTGCAGAGACAGATGAAGAAGCGGTTGATTTTTATCGCAATATTGGATTCGTGGTGTACAGTTTGGGTGAAATTCATCCTGGAATAGAGCGGTTTCGTTGTGTGTACGATGCTGCGGTAGAAGAAGAGGAATAA